Genomic DNA from Paracoccus aminophilus JCM 7686:
CTGGCCGTTTTTCCGATCAAGGATCGTCGGTTTCAAGATTTCGATCAGGGGGAAAGCCTCGGCGCTTTTGTTATCTCCGATGCTGATTTCCGCAGAGATGATCTCCAATTCGACCGAATAGCGGTCGTTTCCCGGATTGTCCCAATGCGCCAGAGCATTGAAGCGGTTGTCGATCATTTTGAAGGTGTTGCGCAGGTTTTCCTCGCGCCTGCTGCCTCGGGCGAGATTGGCAAAGTTGGTCGTGGTGCGCGTGTTCTCGGCCGGGCGATAATTCTCGTCGAACCGCGTGCTTTTGAGCGAATAGGTGAGGTCTGTTCTCATCCTGACATGCCTTCTGAGCGGCCTGAATCGACAGGCCGTGAAAACGAAATGACTCCCCGTGACGGAGTCACGAGGCGGCGATGTCACCTTGCGGATGGCCGCTCCCGACTGCCCACCGCAGCCGGAACAGGTGAGTGATCGAGGCAGGTTTCCTGACTTGCGGGTCGTCACCTAGTCTGGCCTTCCCGACGCGAACTCCGCGCCAGTGGCATGTCAGACAGGCTCGCCGCCTACAGTTGCGGGGGCAGTTCCGGATTCGGCGACAGCCTGACCGGATTCCCTTTTATCCGGGGCTTCCCCCGGCACCTTGATCCGATGGCAAGATCGGCCGGATGGGGGACGATGTCAACGCGGCTGGATCGTCGGAATATTCATGTTGAATATGAAGAATATGAGGGTTTGAGCAGTTCGCTGTGGCCTGATTACGGCATCGATTTCGATCTGCTGGCGGGCGGGCAAGCACGGGGTTTCGGGGAGCACAACGGGTTGCCTTGCTTCGACGTAGACCACATTGCCCTCGCCGCAACTGCGTCATTCCTGCATTCAAAGCCACGGCTCTAAAGCCCAAAAGCAGGAGGAACGCCTCCCGCCGTCAGTGTGGGAGGATGGTTTCTGCAGCGGCCTTATAGCCTTCCGCGCCATCGACGGTCTTCACGCCCGCAAGCCAAGTCTGGAGAAGTTCAGGCCGCTTGGCGATCAGATCCTTGGCCACATCCGAGGGGTCCGCACCGTCTTCGGTGATCGCGTTCATCCCGGTGTTTTCATAGGCGAGATCGAATTTCAGATTGTCGAGCAGCTTTGCCACATTGGGGCACTCTTGTGCGTAACCGGTGCGGGTAATGGTCCTGACGGTGGCGCCGCCAAAGTTCGGGCCATATTCCTCATCACCTCCGCTGAGATAGCTCAGCTTGTATTTGATGTTCATCGGATGGGGCTCCCAGCCAAGGAAGACGATCCAGTCACCGCGTCGCGTCAAACGATCCACCTGTGCGAGCGTCGCGGCTTCGCTCGATTCGACCAGCTCCCAATCGCCTAAGCCGTGGCGTCCGGCCTCGATCATCTCGAGCAAGGGTTTGTTGGCCCCGGCCTCGATACCGTAGATCTTCGACCCGAACTTGTCGGCGTGCTTGGCCAGATCGTCAAACGAGGTGACGCCCGCCTCGGCGACATAACTCGGAACCGCGAGGGTGAATTTGGCGCCGGTCAGATTCGTCGACAGCACCGCGACATCGCCATTGTCGAAATAGGATTTGAACTCAGTGCTTTGGGCAGGCAACCAGTTGCCGAGGAACACATCGACCTGATCGCTTTTCAGCGCCTCATAGGTCAGGTTGAGGCTGAGATAGATCTGCTCGGGTATATAGCCCAAAGCCTTCAGCAGCAGCGAGGCGGTGGCATTGGTCAGCGCGAGATCCGTCCAGCCAAGATCGGCGAGACGAACAGTCTGGCAGGCTTCCGCCTCGGCAGCCGCGCCAGCGTGGGGCGCGAGCAGCAGCAGGGCGAGGCTGGCGGAGAGGA
This window encodes:
- the choX gene encoding choline ABC transporter substrate-binding protein, whose translation is MKSHLLSASLALLLLAPHAGAAAEAEACQTVRLADLGWTDLALTNATASLLLKALGYIPEQIYLSLNLTYEALKSDQVDVFLGNWLPAQSTEFKSYFDNGDVAVLSTNLTGAKFTLAVPSYVAEAGVTSFDDLAKHADKFGSKIYGIEAGANKPLLEMIEAGRHGLGDWELVESSEAATLAQVDRLTRRGDWIVFLGWEPHPMNIKYKLSYLSGGDEEYGPNFGGATVRTITRTGYAQECPNVAKLLDNLKFDLAYENTGMNAITEDGADPSDVAKDLIAKRPELLQTWLAGVKTVDGAEGYKAAAETILPH